From Geotalea uraniireducens Rf4:
CTGCATGGAAGGGCCAATGGCGATACCATCTTTGCAGGCTTTTCGAATTTATTGCATCAGGGTAAAGACTGGCAATTACAAGAACCCGTTTCCGTCACGCAGGGCGTGACGGAAACGTTCGATCCAACAGTTTCTCAAGCTTGGTCCGTCGTCAGACCGGTTTTCATGCCTCCTCCTGCATCACATGACCGTCAGGGCGGGTGTAAGACCGCTGATGGGGGCGCCGTTCTGGTCAACGACAGGCCCGAAAGAAATCACAACGAATTGGGATGGAGTGGGGACGTTAACCCCGGCAGCCACATCGCAGTTTATGGTCACGAATTCACCCACGCCGAAACCCGAAGAGCTGATGAGGGCCAACGTCACCGTGCCCGGGACTGCACCAGATGCGGGTACGTATTTTGCGGCAACAAACGACCCGGTCGCCGCTGCACCCGACGCGGTTACGACCCCGGCAAGGGGTTGACCGTTGGAGAAGTCGGCCCTCAATGTCACGCCGGTGGGAAGGCTGAATGTCGCCTCCAGCCCTCCGATGAGGGTGCCGGGAGAGAGGGTGCCGACGGTGCTCAGCTTGACGACCGCACTGAGGCCGCCGATGCCGGCAAGATTCGTCTGGTTGATGTCGGTTACGCCGGTCTGGTTGTTCGGACCGGAGAGGAACGCGGTCACTGCATCCGTCAGGGCGGTGGCGGATGCAACCGAAAGGTTGCCTGCGTTATTGATGTCATTGCTCAATGGGGCCAATGCGGCCTGCAATCCGCCCGACGTCCTTGCCAATTGGGAAATTCCGGCCAGAAGGATGGTGTAGTCCTTCTGGGACTGGCTTGCAGCGGCAAAGGCAGTTGCAGATGGTTCAACCGGCTTGGTTGCGATGATGTCCACCATGAACAAATCCGTCACCAATGCATTGGCCGACGTGATCGCGGTTGGCGGCAGGGACGTGTCACCCGCCTTCACCACGGCAAGTTCGGTGATCGGCGTGACGGATACGGAGACGTTCCCGCTCGCACCGGCAACTGCCGCCCTCAGCGGCATCGGCAGGGGAACGGGGGAGGCGGATGACGAAGCAGACTCGTCCTTGTATGTCCCTCCGGTCACCCGAACGAGGAGGGCTCCCGAATAGGGACCTACACTTACGCTATAGCTCCCGTCAGCGTTGGTCGATCCAGTCCCTATGGGTACAGCGCCGACTGCGCCGCTCTGGTCCACGGCAAAGACGTTCACCGTTCCTCCGTTGATCAACCCCTTTGCGGCTACTCCGCTTACCACCGTGGCGGGGGGTGCGGGAGTTCCGCCACCTCCGCCACCGCAGCCCCATATCGTCGAGGCGACGATAAGAGAAAATGTCAGGCCGAAAAGTTTAGTAATTTTCATAGCGCGTCACCTTTTGTAACAATGAAAGCCGATTAGTACCAATCTTCTGAAAGATCAAGTCCCCCTTTATGAAAGGGGGATTTAGGGGGATTTGCCTTTCATCGCAGCCAGGAAAATCCCCCCTTGCCCCCCTTTCTCAAAGGGGGGTAACTTCTGCAGGGGTGTTTCCGTAACACCCCTGCCCGGGATATTTCTACCAATTGACCAGGCCGACTGCTTTGCGCAGGATCACCAACGCATCGCCCACGTCGATTACTCCATCGGGCGACGGTTTACCGTCGATCAACGGTGCAACATCTCCGTGAAGAAGGTCGTTGTCGGTCTGGGTCAGAAGCCCGGCAGAGATTTGCAGTGCCCTGAGGGCGTCTACGATGTCCACTTTGCCGTTGCCATCCAGGTCGCCGTCGGGGACGTTTGCCGCAGAGGCCAGTGTTTTCGTGCTCTTGTTCCCGGCGGCATCGGTCGCCGTTATGACGAGCGTTGACGGATCATAGCTTGCGCCGGTCAGATCCAGGCTCCACGTGCCGCTCGTCGCACTCAACGTTCCGACGTTGCCGGTCTTGTCCTTGGCCGACAAGACCGCATCAGGTTCCATTGTCCCGCCGATATGAGTCGGCATAGGACCGGAAACAGGACTCATCGTTAACCGCGGCAGGGTCGTGTCGTAGATGACGTTACGGAATGTGGTGGCGACATTGCCGGCATTGTCGGTCGCCTTGACAGCCACTGTGTAAACGCCTTCCGTCGGCAAATCCACCGTAAAACCGTAAGCGCCGTTGCTGGGAGCTACCGGTCTCTCGACCCCGTTGATTGAGGCCGTCAGTGCAGCGCCGCTGGATGCGGTCCCGCTTATGTTCAGATTCCCCTGGCTCGTGGCGAAATCCTGACCGGGAACCGTTACTGCTACCTCCGGCCCGGCAGGTTTGCATGTGATTGTTCTTTTCATGGCAGAACTCGCGCCGCTCAAGTCGGTCACCTTTATCTCGATAGTATTGATGCCCGGAGCCAGGTTTACCAATGCGCTCCAGTTACCCTCGCTCACCTGGGCAGTTACCCCGTTCACGAGCACTGTGTTGTTGACGCCCGCTGTACCGCTGACAGTCAGAGTACCGGCACTCGTGACGGAGCCGTCGACAGGCGAGACGACCGTAAATAGCGGCCTTGTTGCATCGAAAACAATGGTTCTCCTGTCGGTAGTCATGTTGCCCGCCAGGTCCTTCGCAACAACGGTTATGCTATTGGCGCCGTTGTTGAGAATCACCGGCATGCTGAATGCCCCATTTACAACCATTGCCGGCTGACTATTAACCGCTACCCGGTCAAAGTGGTCGTCCACAACGCTTCCCACAATATTCTGCACCTGAAGAGAAGTCGTAATGCCATCGGCAAGGGCTGAAACGGCAAGTGTCGGCGGAGTATCGTCCAGGACGATGACGACGCTTTCCGAGGTGCTCCCTCCTCCGGTTTTAGCCGCTGTTACCGTGATCTTGTTGTCACCGGGAACGAGCCCGGATATATCGCATTTCCAGGAAGTTGCGGTCGGGTAGACAACGGTCCCGGCCACGGCGCCGGTATTGGATCCGATGCTGACCGTTGCGCCATTATTGATGGTGCCGCTGATGGTCTGACTGTTGATATTGGTCAGAGCTGTTACCGGGTTGATGACAAGTTTCGGTGCGGCCACATCGAAGGTAACGGATGCTGTTTTCTTTGTCACATTGCCGGAAGCATCCGTAGCTGTCACAGTAATACCATTCACTCCGGGCACGAGACCGGAAACAGTATAACTCCAGGTAGTTCCCGTAACGGTCGCCTTGCCGCCTATGGCTGCAACGTCGCCGGCCACGGTGACGGTCGCCCCCGCGCTTACGTTCCCGCCGATAGTAAGATTCGGTACGTTGGTGCTCGTGGGAACAGGGTTCAAGGTCAGAACAAGCTGGGTTGCACCCGGGCTTGTTCCTGCGGCATCGCCTATTCCGTATACCGTCAGATTGCCGTATCCGTTGGCAACGATCAGTCTGCTGTTGGAGGCGTCGAAAACAGCGTCCGAAGGAGCCATCAGTTGTCCGTTGTTCGCCCCATAACTTCCGACAAAATTAAGAAAGGCGCCGCCTCCCTGAGGGTCGATTGCCTGTAGGTTACTCTGGAAGACATCAACCACATAGATTCTCTTTACCGCAGGAACCGGGTCTTTGGTGTATTCGAAGACAACCGCCTGCGGCGACGTGAATTTCAGCGGACCTGACCCGTAAGAACCCAGTGATTTCTGATAAATGCCTTGAAGACTGAAAAACTGCACCCGGCCGTTCAGGGTATCGGCAACCGCCAACTGGTTCGAACTCTTCTCATAGGTTATGCCGGCCGGAACCGAGAACTGGCCGGGAAGATTCCCGAACGAACCGAAACTGTTGGCAGGCTTGCCGAGAGCAGCGGAGGCCATGACGATCGGGGCGCCCTTTGTGTTGAAAACCTGAACACAGTTGTCGAGACTGTCAACCACATAGATAAAGCCGGCAGAGTCTGTCGTTACACCATTGGCCATTTTGAACTGGCCGGTCCCGATCCCCAGACGGCTGATTTCCACGCCGTTTTTGTCGACGACTGCCGCATAATTACCTTGGGTTACGACCAGGTTCCCGTCCGGCGTCAAGGCCACCCCCTGGGGTGATTTAGCGGTCTTGATGACCTGCAAAAGCTTGCCGGAGCTGCTGTATTTCAACAACCCGCCCCCCCGGGGGTCGGCCAGGTACAGGTTCCCCTGCTGGTCAATTGCAACCCTGATGGGAGAGCTGACCCCTTCCGTCACGAGGCTCAGCGGCGTCACCTGCGGAAGGGGTGAGGCGCAGGTCGTGCCTGCCTGAAATATGCAAAAAAGCGCAGACGGGAGAACAACGCTAATTAAATTCTTCTTAACCAATGATACCAAAAAATCCATGGTTGTACAGACCTCCGAAATTTTTTCAGTCGTTACAAACTTTTGTTTTATATGAGTTATCTTGCGGCACGGGAGGCGATGCTATGCGCACTTTGCTGTCAGCGTTAAGGTTGTCCAAAGATAAAAAAGCATCAAATGAGGAAGGAATGCGGGGGGATGCACCTGAATTACGACACTCGGTAACATTTTGGTATCATAACAGGAACAAAGTAGTTATATATGTGATGCGCGTCACATTTATACTGTTCCTTCAAATGTAAATGGCTGAAAAATCTGGAATACCGGGAATGGACAAGTTGTCTGGCAGGGTTTCACGTTACCTCGAACATCAAAAGAGTGTCTGAAAGAATGGTATAATAATCGTTATAGGTCAGTGATGGTAATCACAAACTCAACCGAAGACCGGCCAGCGGCGGCGGGAAGTAAACCAAAAACGGCGATCTGCGTTTATATGGATAATACGCCGTCTACTTCAACGGTCCGTCAAGAAAAGGAGGAGTGCCCATGAAAAGGAACCTTATCGTTATTGCCGCTCTCGTAACCACCCTAGCATTACCCGCCGTCTGCCCGGCGGCCCCCGCACGCCCGGGCGCCTATGTGTCCGGCTTCCTCGGCGTGAATGTCCCCAGAGACGCCGACGTGACCGGCACCGACTTTTTGATAGGCGCGGACATCGATGAGCGGGTTGCGTTCGATCCCGGCCTCAATATTGGCGGGACCGGCGGTTACGACTTCGGCATCATCCGCCTGGAGGGAGAGCTTTCATACAAGCATGCAGAAATGAAGTCGATCACCGAACGGGCCAGCGGGACCCGGTTCAGCGATGTGGACGGCAACCTCGGGGTGCTGGCC
This genomic window contains:
- a CDS encoding outer membrane protein, yielding MKRNLIVIAALVTTLALPAVCPAAPARPGAYVSGFLGVNVPRDADVTGTDFLIGADIDERVAFDPGLNIGGTGGYDFGIIRLEGELSYKHAEMKSITERASGTRFSDVDGNLGVLAMMFNGFFDLHNSTPVTPYWGGGIGFAAMHLSDTFVSGDPIPFYQEDDDTVFAYQAGAGLEIALNRQFSLDLGYRYFGTASATFGLDKDITTDLKYESHNASVGFRVKF
- a CDS encoding Ig-like domain-containing protein, with protein sequence MDFLVSLVKKNLISVVLPSALFCIFQAGTTCASPLPQVTPLSLVTEGVSSPIRVAIDQQGNLYLADPRGGGLLKYSSSGKLLQVIKTAKSPQGVALTPDGNLVVTQGNYAAVVDKNGVEISRLGIGTGQFKMANGVTTDSAGFIYVVDSLDNCVQVFNTKGAPIVMASAALGKPANSFGSFGNLPGQFSVPAGITYEKSSNQLAVADTLNGRVQFFSLQGIYQKSLGSYGSGPLKFTSPQAVVFEYTKDPVPAVKRIYVVDVFQSNLQAIDPQGGGAFLNFVGSYGANNGQLMAPSDAVFDASNSRLIVANGYGNLTVYGIGDAAGTSPGATQLVLTLNPVPTSTNVPNLTIGGNVSAGATVTVAGDVAAIGGKATVTGTTWSYTVSGLVPGVNGITVTATDASGNVTKKTASVTFDVAAPKLVINPVTALTNINSQTISGTINNGATVSIGSNTGAVAGTVVYPTATSWKCDISGLVPGDNKITVTAAKTGGGSTSESVVIVLDDTPPTLAVSALADGITTSLQVQNIVGSVVDDHFDRVAVNSQPAMVVNGAFSMPVILNNGANSITVVAKDLAGNMTTDRRTIVFDATRPLFTVVSPVDGSVTSAGTLTVSGTAGVNNTVLVNGVTAQVSEGNWSALVNLAPGINTIEIKVTDLSGASSAMKRTITCKPAGPEVAVTVPGQDFATSQGNLNISGTASSGAALTASINGVERPVAPSNGAYGFTVDLPTEGVYTVAVKATDNAGNVATTFRNVIYDTTLPRLTMSPVSGPMPTHIGGTMEPDAVLSAKDKTGNVGTLSATSGTWSLDLTGASYDPSTLVITATDAAGNKSTKTLASAANVPDGDLDGNGKVDIVDALRALQISAGLLTQTDNDLLHGDVAPLIDGKPSPDGVIDVGDALVILRKAVGLVNW